In the Triticum aestivum cultivar Chinese Spring chromosome 2B, IWGSC CS RefSeq v2.1, whole genome shotgun sequence genome, cataatacatgtgtgaatacatagacaaacatagtgtcactagtatgcctctacttgactagctcattgattaaagattgttgagtttcctaaccatagatatgagttatcatttgatcaatgggatcacatcattagaagaatgatgtgattgacttgacccattctgttagcttagcacttgatcgtttagtatgttgctattgctttcttcatgacttatacatgttcctatgactatgagattatgtaactcccgcttaccggaggaacactttgtgtgctaccaaacgtcacaacgtaactaggtgattataaaggtgctctacaggtgtctccgaaggtacttgttgagttgacgtatttcaagattaggatttgtcactccgattgtcggagaggtatctctgggccctctcggtaatgcacatcactataagccttgcaagcaatgtgactaatgacttagttgcgggatgatgcatcacataacaagtaaagagacttgccggtaacgagattgaactaggtattgagataccgacgatcgaatctcaggcaagtaacataccgatgacaaagggaacaacgtatatagttatgcagtttgaccgataaagatcttcgtagaatatgtgggaaccaatatgagcatccaggttccactattggttattgaccggagacgtgtctcggtcatgtctacatagttctcgaacccgtagggtctgcacgcttaaagttcggtgacgatcgatattatgagtttttgtgttttgatgcaccgaaggtagttcggagtatcggatatgatcatggacatgaagaggagtctcgaaatggtcgagacataaagattgatatattggatgactatgttcgaacACTAGAAGTGTTTCCGAgggtttcggacatttaccggagtaccggggggttaccggaacccctcagggagtatattgggcctaatggccttggtgggagaagaggaggggcgaccagggcagccgcgcgccctctccccctctagtccgaattggacaaggaagggggggcctccttctttccttctcctcctctctcccttccttcccttctcctactccaacaaggaaaggagagtcctactcccggtgggagtaggactccccccttggcgcgccctccttgaccggtcgcctctccccccttgctcctttatatacgggggcagggggcacctctagacacacaagttgatctgttgatctctcccaaccgtgtgcggtgccccccccccaccatattccacctcggtaatatcgtagcggtgcttaggcgaagccctgcgttggtagcatcatcaacaccgtcatcatgtcgttatgctgacggaactctcccgcaaagctctgctggatcggagttcgtgggacgtcatcgagctgaacgtgtgctgaactcggaggtgccgtacgttcggtacttggatcggtcggatcgtgaagacgtacgactacatcaaccatgttgtgctaacgcttccgctttcggtctacgagggtacgtgaacaacactctcccctctcgttgctatgcatcaccatgatcttgcatgtgcgtaggaaattttttgaaattactacgttccccaacacatggatgtacgatagcaccacctatcggaatgcGACAAacatctccgtgtctacattgcatttgctccctccaatcTCCTCCACTTACCCTCATATGTAATGATTTACATTCagttgctatactcttagaattgcatgtgtaggttgattgcttgacttgttttaagttgctaaaatctgccaagacttaaaattgggaaaatcctagatttttatttggtcaagtagtctaatcacccccctctagacatactttcagtCCTACAACTTCCCAATTTCTTCAAGGTGCGGAGATGTGCGATGATCGGATGAAAATCGTGCATGGCTTTTGCCGGGCCGACGGTGATGCCACCCGTGGGTGTCGTTTTCCTCCTTGGAGGCATTGTCGCGATGTGTTTGACATTTCCCTTGCTCGGCTGGAGTTGGTTGTTGTCTCCGGGCAAAAGCCTCGATTCGGTAGGACCGACATGATGGCGGCGTCCTCGACGTCACTCCTCTGTTGGGAGCATCGTGTTTGGATACACGGCTCGGTTCCTCATTGCTTTCCTCCGGTGTTCGCCGTGGTCCTGTTTTGATCTTCGGTGGCGCTATGTACGCCCATCGCCAGTGTGTCCAAGACGGTGACTTCCTCGGAGCTGATCAAGTCCTGCCATTCACTTGCCATCTCCTCTTAGGCATTCAGGGTATGGTGCATTGACAAgcaaagttcagtgggagctggTGGTCTTCAGAGGAGCCTGGCGTTGGTCGAGACGCGGCGTTGGTCTTAGTTAGAGCAGGTGCCTTTGCTTTGTAGTTTTGTTTAGCTGTTGGTGGTTGTATTGGTCTTATCTGAGTGTGTTGTTCGTGCTACCCTCATTGTTCATAACGAGTGGTAGTATTTTTGTACTTGCAATTCTGCCTTCTATAAACCTAGAGTACGTCTAGTCATACTCTCTTAGAGAGAAAAATTCATCCAAAAGCTTAATCTGATGAGAAAGATGGGCTATGCATCACgtcaacaataagaacatttttGTTTTGTCCGACTCGTTCGTCGAGTGCGCCCAGATTTTTATGGTGATTCAGAAAACTAGTGTATTTGGAGCGCATAGGATATTCTGCAATGGCTTTGGCTTCAGAATTGGCGAACGTTGATTTGCGCTAGGGGCTGCTAGTGCTAGGAGCTACAAAGAGACAGACAATGGAGGCCGGTCGAGGACAGTGACCTCGCCGGGCCGTAGACTAGGGTAGGAAAAAGGAGGCACGTCAAACGTCATAGGAGATGGCCGGCGCAATAGCGTCAGCAGCCGCGGGCATGGCAAGATGCCAGTGCTGGACGGCGAATGAAAGGTGGATATCGGCAGGAAGGTGGGTTTAAAACGGATTGCGGTTGCGGTCCACGGGCATGACAATTTAACCCTTACAGACGCTTCCACCTTGGAAGATATTTGGACTCGACTATCTCTGGATTCCAGCGTGCACACGGCTGTAACACGTGCGAGTGCCACAAGATAAATAATCTTTTTAGCAAAAAGCCAACATTCACTATAGTTGAGTACCGTAACAGTCAGTAAACACGACCCTTGCAAACATGCCTGTTGCACAAGAACGGCTGAGAAAATCTTCAGGGTATTTATCTAGCCTAACAGGGATTTTTTGTCCAGCTGGATCATTGTTCTATCAAAGTCCAAAAATGGCATATCATCAAACCTTCAAACTATTCTGAAGGCTCCAGAGGCactttcatcaggaaagctatagGAATATATCAGGCCAAGACGATCATCTTCTCTATCGTTCACTCGTGCTGCTTCCTTTCTTGAACGCTGTAAGGTTCCTTTTGAGAGACTTAACAGCAGATAACATTTGTAGCTTCTCCGTGGACGCCCCGGCATGTTTCTGCTTGATGTTCCTAGTCGATGCATCATCAGGTGGCAATGTACTCCCCGGAGCTGACTCCTCCACAGGAGGTTCACTATCCAATGTGCCTGCATGCACGCCTTTCTTCCCAGCTTGCTTTCGTTTGAAGTCGGCACTCCTGTACAAAACCATTCAAATTCAGCATGAATTACACTAGTTCAGATCAAGCATATTATACTGTACATTAGTAAGATGGGTAAATCAAGGTAATGGATGCTGGTAGTACCTTTTGTACTGGGGATCAGTAGGATCCAGCGCAAACAGATGAGACGTGAACATGGGATCAAACCTCTTGTCATTGCTAAGATCTATATGAGGATGTTTGTCCTCGACAGAATCCTTGCCCTTCTTTCCCTTTTTACTCTTGCGTTTTATGTTAAAGCCCTTTGCACCATTGCCTGCATCCTGATCAGCAACCAAGAGCTCCAACTCTTCTTTAGTTGCTTCTGGTTCGAAATGTTCCTCTGGAAGCTTGTCCtttcctttccctttttctttaCCTTTGGCCTTCACCTTCTCCTTCTTCATTGGCTTAACGTCTTCATCAGACTTTTCATCCTCAAAgaaatcatcatcttcatcagcaccatcttcgttgctatcgtcatcatcatcatcatccttcgACGACCTCTTCCTAGCTTTCCGCTTTTCCTTCATTTTTTCTTGGTGCATCTCCCAGACAGTCTTCTTCTCGCTGCTCTTCCTCTCAAGGATACGTTTGCTAAGGTCCTCAAGTTCCGTGTTGAATGTTATCTCCATGTCCTGATCATCACTTTGTTCCTCATCCGATTTATCTCCTTCTAGTAAAAGAGCCAACCGTTCCTTATTTGTTAACTTCCTTTTTGCTACTCCATTTGGTCGAGGCTCGTCACCAGAATCATCTACATCATCATCTGACTCACTATCACTCGCTAAAAATACACCAAGGTCATCTAACTGcgtcaaaaaaaaaagagaagacgTTATAAGATGTcaaaccaaagaaaaaaaatagaaggacAAGAAACAatgacatatactccctccgttcctaaatataggtctttctagagatttcaacaagtgactacatacagagcaaaatgagtgaatctacactttaaaatatgtctatatacatccgtatgtggtagtccatttgaaatctctaaaaagacttatactccctctgttcctttatataaggtgtatttgtttttacaaaagtcaaacgagtgcaagtttgaccaagtttttagaaaaatatatcaatatccacaatatgaaatttatatcatttgatcgaTCATGAaaggtagtttcatattttatctattaggtattgcagatgtttctattttgttctataatcttggtcaaactttcaaatggttgacttgcacggaaacctatacaccttatattctggaacggagggagtagattgaaAGTTTTCATGAGAAGGAAAGGGTAGAAAATGCATGTCATCAACATAATTCACAACTGTTCCAAGAAGATTAAAAAAAATACAAGAGCTAAGTAATAGAGCTAACCTGTTCATCGTTGAACTTCCGCCTCAGTTTCTTCTTACGCTCTGGCTCATCATCATCCCATGTGAGCTTAACTTTGCTGTGTTGCAAAGCACGAGTCTCAAAATCAGGCTCCTTGTAATTCGGAGGTGCCTGCATGGAGTCAAACAAATTATGAACTGAAAATACCACTTAGCGCGAGGGGAAGGCAAGTTGTGCTTAAATAACATCATAACTTATTCAGCCACTTCTGGAAAGGGTAACATTTATGCTGCCAAGTGCGAACAGTTTAATATGAGTACCAACAAATATGGGTGCAGCTACAAGATACCTCTGTAGCCACATCGCGAGCAGGATGTTTGAACTCCATAGAGTCCGAAATAAACTGCAAATCGAACACATTTGCTGTTTTCAAGAACTCGGTACCATCAAGAGTGGTGTATAGGTGATTTGCAGTTGTACTGGAATCACACACCACAACTGCATAGTAGTACCTGCAGCAAGAAACATAATCACAAGAGAACACAATAAGAAACTATTGGAAAGTAACTGTATATGGACTATAGTTCATATAAAAGATGGACAGACAAGGCTATTTGGACATATGCACACAATCCCAAACATGTGAAGTAGAAGCCGCCGTAGTTACAATTACATTAGGATTTGAACATTTTAATATTTCAGTTAATAATATGGAGATTCAGATCATGGTTTTAAAATACATGTTCGAACCCATCTCAGTTAGTCCCAGACAAACAGATAAATAAACATGATGACAATCAGCAAAAAATATCTATGTTTTATTCCTAACCTCAGTCTGTTTAGCTCATAAGTACGCAGCTTGTTGTTCTCAGAATCAGAGTCATGCTCATCTTCTTCGTCATTGTCTTCATCACTGTCATtgtcatcatcttcatcaccgtcattgTCATCTTCAGAGTCATGCTCACGATCTTCTTCGTCATCCTCTTCATCACTGTCACTGTCATTGCCATTATCATTGTCATCTTCCCCACCATCACCATCACTATCACCATGAATACCAAGAAGAGTAGACGGGCCTTGAGTTGTCTCAATGTTCATGCACTCCAGTCCAAATTCTGACGGATATATTGAGACTGATAGAACTCGTCCACCTTTTGGGATGCAAGATGTCATCACCATATACAAGTCCACCGCCTGTTGGAAGGGGCAAAACAAAGGGATAATATCACTGAACTCAAGAAGCAAAACAGAAATTGCTACGAGCAAAAAAAAAGGTAAATCCCAATGGGTCGTTTGTATCCTCAGTTCTAGTAAAAGCAGGATTTCATTCAGTTATCAGAATATTAAGTATCAAAGACATTTGTTGGGTTGCCATAAAAATCACAGGAAGTGCTTTAATACTTAACTAAATATTGGACATATTTTAAATGAAAATACAATCATTACAAGTGCATTTGAGTGATGGGGATTAGGGATTTCTTTGGGATGTTTTACTGCTAGATATTTCACCTGTTCTCAACAAAAAAAAAGAATAGAAACATAAACATCTTTAAGCCAAACAAACAGAATCTATGTATCGTACTTCAACCTAACAAACCAGTCACACACTTCGTGGCACGACGTCCTCTACTGAATCTGACTGACTGCTCGTCGGCCATTCCCAGGATGACTTTGTGGAGTGGTGGTAGCAAACCATCCTCCAGATGCCCATTGCCACACGTAAGGGGGCTTAATTGGCAATCATGTTTACGTCgtgttcttttttgtttttttttactcCGGAATTGTTCTATGGTAATTTTCTATTAAAGAAAAGTTCAAATATGTACAAGTAAAGGTAACGAAAAGAACTAAAGAAacctagggtgtgtttggttgtagAACAAAGTAGAATGCAATGTAATGGTTCCATCTCCTTGTTTCATAGAGCTAATGAGATGGAATGGAACGGTTCCGTCTCGGTGTTTGGTTTCCTGTAAATTCAATGCTAATGCTGACAGTAGACATCATTTAGCAACTACTAGTATTAAATTCATATCAACTAGTACTGGTACTAAGCATCATTTCTAAAAGTAATAAATCACCGTGTGCATCTACACACATCTTCGAGCAGGATAGAAGGAAGCGCCGAGGATTTGATTCCTTGCACCTTCACTCAGGTCAAGGCGTCGCCTGGTCAACCCGCTGTCCAAATCAGCCTTCCTTGGTGGGCAGCACCAGCGTAGGTGGTGACGACGGAGAGCTGTGCTCGGGAGGCGGGGTCATCGGGTCATGgcgtggtggaggtggaggagcagCTTGTCAGAGCTCGGGTGGGCGTAGGTCAGAGGTTGACGACAGTGGCTGTTGGGGTCAACCGTAGTGCAGAAagaggcggtggcggaggctggcaTGGCAATGACAGTGAGGGAGGAGGCGCCTGCGGAAGCCGGTGATAGAGCTGTGCAGAGGCGAGGTCATGGAGGATTGGCTGTCAGGTGCGCAGAGTGCATGGAGGCACAATCGAGAGGAAGTAGATGCGGGCAGGGAGGCCACAACGCCGGCCGGGCGCGAGGAGATGGCGGCTTTGCTGCACGGCGCTGCGGGCGACGTCCATGGCGACCGGGCAGCAAGGTAGAAGTGGGTTTGGGAGCTCCTGTGAGGGAGCCTGCAGGGAGGAGGGCGATGGACGGGCGGCTCGTAGGCCGGCTGGCTTCGCCGGCGGTGGTTGGGAGGCCAACCGGCAGCTGAGCGCGCGGGATCGGGCGCATCTCCCCCGGTAGTGGCTGCTTGTTGGGGTGAGACGAGAGAGGGTGAGAGGAATGAGTGTGTTCCGCATCTCGGGGGTATATGCGTTCTGTTTTCCTCTCGAGCCAAACGCAGGAACCGAGGTCAGGGACATCACAGACCCATTACATTCTACTTCGTTACTGAAACCGAACACATCCCTAAAGATATACATCTATACAATTCCTGATTTCTGCAGCATTGTGATGATTTGCTCTTAGCTCTGATCTTGAGGTCTTTCTTGAGGATGTTGCACCACCCTTGAACATGTGGGGCAGCATTATGATTTTTTTGTCATTCCATAAGAGTACATATGCTCCAGCAGCGCATGATTACTAGTTCAAGAGCAATTGTATTAGGCTCTGTTTTTAAGGCGTCCCGCCTTGGACGCTTAGGCGACGCTTAGGCGATAAGGCGCCCCGCCAGCGCCTTACAAATATGCCCGCCTTAGGCGCTTAGGCGTCCGCCTTAGGCGCTTAGGCGTCGCCTAGGCGATAAGGCGCCCCCCCAGCGCCTTAGatcgccttaccgccttaaaaacataggTATTAGGCAAGTCTTGAATGGCTAGAAGAGCCTCATCAAAGAATGATATTCCTCTGTTCTTATTAGGAATGATCATCTGTCAACAGTTTTGATCAAAAGGGCAGTCCCAAAATAGGTGGACTGGAAGCAGCACAATGAAACCATCCCTAGCGTCGCCAGTTTGCTTGACAGAATCAAAGCTGAGGTCAGATTGTGCGCAGGGACAGTGGTGACGGACCTTAGACAATTTTGCCTGCAGTGCCTACCACCTAGTGTGTTGCGTTGTACTTTGGGGTGTGGCCTCTCGTAGGCTTGTACATACAACTTCTTCTATCAATGCATTGAGACACAAGGCTTTTGCATTCCATCTAAAAGAACTAACAAACCAGCAAAAGAACATGTTTTTTTCTTTCCAGAAGTCCTGTTTACCATCATCTATTTTTTAAAATTGCCATCCACAGAGCCCTTAAGAGGTTTATTAAGCAAATACAAAAGCTGAAAAGAAATGCAAGTGGCCTAAAAAAATACTTTCGAGGTGGATTCTCAAGCAACGGAAATAACCAAAAGCATGGCTAAAATAATTTAGGTGCAGAGGATTACTTATCAGGATAATAGAATTAATGAATTTGTGCGCACACCTTAATGTGATCCCAGTCCATGTTAACAACAGCAAGCCTATGAGTTTCCTTATCAATCATAGGTGTATCATCATGCCTCGCCATCAAGTAATGAGCAATGTCACTGCCGACAGAGCACTGCAGAAAAAAGACAGCAGGAATTATAAGGAATGCAAGAAACATGTCTCTCTTGACGACAAAAAAAAAACAGCTAGTAAAGTGTCCCATCAAGATAATTTAGTAACCATATGGAAATCCTAGAAATAAAAACACATGACCTACCTAAGAGACCCGTATTGGCAGGCAATAAAACCAACTATGCAGTAAGTTGCAGAAAAAAATCAGTATATAAGATCTAGAGGCGCAGTTTGAAATGGTTCTTGCAGTCACATATTGAGATGCGTGGATTACAGAAACACACATTTTTCTGTTTCTGATAAGCATCTCTCAATAAGCTCCACGTTCTACAAGAAAAAAAGAAGACTACAGCAAGCACAAACATACACCACAAGTTGAAGAAATCCCCATAACTGTTAAGTCTGTAGCCTTCATAGTTGGGATTAAAACAGCATCTGTGCTATCGACATGGAAGATGGAATTAAGCAGCACATATCAAATAATTACTAACTACCAACCAGACCATACATCGCACATACGTATCAACATAAGGACGTGCTTTTATAGTTTTATTCTCTCCCAATTCACAAGCGAGAGCATAGGCGAAAATGGAGAAGCATGCAACCTTTACAATAGCAGAGAAAGGTAATCAAACGAAACATCATAGAATTGGATGGGAAACGTCacctcgtcatcctcctcctcctcctcttcgtcatcgctaCTAGAACTTTCTTCTTCAACTtgctcatcctcttcttccacctcATCGTCATCATCTTTTTGGACCAGCTTCActttctccttctctttctcctttTCATCCCCCTCCTCTTGTTTGAGATAGTAATGCAGCATGGGGTTCTCCTTGGCGCCCTTCTTGCGGCGCCTGCCGCGCTTGTCCACCGGCGCCTCCGACGAAGCGAACATCGGGTTGGTCAGCATGCCGTTGAACCTCGAGTCCAGGGCGACCTTCGCCTCCTTCCGCCGCATCGGCCTGAACCTCGGGTCAGTCCGCGCCGCCGCGAACCTCTCGTCCTCCATCGCCCGCTTCATCTTCTCGTCTCCCCGCTTCACCTCCGCAGCCCCCGCCCCCGTAGCCTCGGCCTCAGCCCCagccttcttctccttcttgggcTTCTTCCCGTGCTCCTTACCCTCCTGCCCGCCCTTGTGCTTGCGCTTGGCCTCGTTGCGGGGAGACGCTTCGTCCGCGGCGGGACGCTCATACTTATCCTTCCGGTGCTTTCTCTCATCTTTGGAGTTggatttcttggccttcttttgaCCCTTGAGGTCGACGGAGTCGGCCGTCGGCGCCATGGCGGCTGCTGCTAGGGGTgcagtggcggcgggcggcgggcggcgagggtgTGCAAGGAAGGGTATGGAGGGTAGCCGGAGTAACGAACGACCTGGACTATATGGATCCTACGTGGGCCGAGATGGACTACAAAAAGACCTGGCCGCTAAATGACCGGCACTTTGGCCCATGTTCGCATACAGGCCCCACATGTCAGCAGAACGGTGGTGTCCACTTGTTTATGAGCCGCTCCCTCGCTGTACGTCTGATCCACGCATCATCAATTCGCTGGACGTACCACGACTCATTGCGCCCAATCTCACGCCCGTTGCCCCATCGCCAAGCCTTCCTCGGCGttatcgccgtcgccgtcgtctcgCCGGCGTCGGCCGCTGGGAGGAGATGGCGTCGTCGCTGGACGCGCCCAACCTCGACGATTACCTCACCGCGGACTCGCTCCCGCAGGAACCCCCGAGGAGTCTCACCCTGTAATAGCCCTAACACCTGCCGCTGCGTCTTGCTTGCTTCTCGATCTCGCTCGCTTGATTATCGATTCCAGCTAGATTGTTGAGGCGTTTGATGTGGTTTTACAGGCGCGATCTGCT is a window encoding:
- the LOC123044638 gene encoding pre-rRNA-processing protein ESF1; this translates as MAPTADSVDLKGQKKAKKSNSKDERKHRKDKYERPAADEASPRNEAKRKHKGGQEGKEHGKKPKKEKKAGAEAEATGAGAAEVKRGDEKMKRAMEDERFAAARTDPRFRPMRRKEAKVALDSRFNGMLTNPMFASSEAPVDKRGRRRKKGAKENPMLHYYLKQEEGDEKEKEKEKVKLVQKDDDDEVEEEDEQVEEESSSSDDEEEEEEDDECSVGSDIAHYLMARHDDTPMIDKETHRLAVVNMDWDHIKAVDLYMVMTSCIPKGGRVLSVSIYPSEFGLECMNIETTQGPSTLLGIHGDSDGDGGEDDNDNGNDSDSDEEDDEEDREHDSEDDNDGDEDDDNDSDEDNDEEDEHDSDSENNKLRTYELNRLRYYYAVVVCDSSTTANHLYTTLDGTEFLKTANVFDLQFISDSMEFKHPARDVATEAPPNYKEPDFETRALQHSKVKLTWDDDEPERKKKLRRKFNDEQLDDLGVFLASDSESDDDVDDSGDEPRPNGVAKRKLTNKERLALLLEGDKSDEEQSDDQDMEITFNTELEDLSKRILERKSSEKKTVWEMHQEKMKEKRKARKRSSKDDDDDDDSNEDGADEDDDFFEDEKSDEDVKPMKKEKVKAKGKEKGKGKDKLPEEHFEPEATKEELELLVADQDAGNGAKGFNIKRKSKKGKKGKDSVEDKHPHIDLSNDKRFDPMFTSHLFALDPTDPQYKRSADFKRKQAGKKGVHAGTLDSEPPVEESAPGSTLPPDDASTRNIKQKHAGASTEKLQMLSAVKSLKRNLTAFKKGSSTSER